A DNA window from Carassius auratus strain Wakin unplaced genomic scaffold, ASM336829v1 scaf_tig00006755, whole genome shotgun sequence contains the following coding sequences:
- the LOC113071271 gene encoding microfibril-associated glycoprotein 4-like has protein sequence MAMKVFAVALLSVFMGFMVSVSDGLNPVDCSDIYKSGQTISGIYSIYPAGDVPVWVYCEMISVGNNKDKGGWTVIQRRMDGSVNFYRPWNQSKRGFGNVQGRILAG, from the exons ATGGCA ATGAAGGTGTTTGCTGTGGCTCTGCTCTCTGTTTTCATGGGGTTTATGGTGTCTGTTTCTGATGGATTAAATCCGGTCGACTGCTCTGACATCTATAAATCTGGACAAACCATCAGTGGGATCTACTCCATCTATCCAGCAGGTGACGTTCCTGTCTGGGTTTACTGTGAGATGATCTCAGTTGGAAACAATAAAGACAAAGGAGGATGGACG GTGATTCAGAGGAGAATGGATGGCAGTGTGAACTTCTATCGGCCGTGGAATCAGTCCAAGAGAGGATTTGGGAATGTGCAAGGGAGAATACTGGCTGGGTAA
- the LOC113071275 gene encoding microfibril-associated glycoprotein 4-like produces the protein MAMKVFAVALLSVLMGFMVSISDGFQPVDCSELYKSGETVSGIYSIYPAGDIPVWVYCEMISGGKDEDNGGWTVIQRRMDGSVNFYRAWNQYKRGFANVQGEYWLGLENMYQLTRNRNYTLRVDLEDFKANKVFALYSSFSVGPEAAGYKLHVSGFKNGGAGDSLSFHNGQKFTTLDKDQDVRAGNCAKLRLGAFWYKDCLETNPNGVYIRGEDGTHFAIGNVWLKWKKNNVGMKFICMKIRRVS, from the exons ATGGCA ATGAAGGTGTTTGCTGTGGCTCTGCTCTCTGTTTTAATGGGGTTTATGGTGTCCATTTCTGATGGATTCCAACCAGTCGACTGTTCTGAACTTTATAAATCAGGAGAAACAGTGAGTGGGATCTACTCCATCTATCCAGCAGGTGACATTCCTGTCTGGGTTTACTGTGAGATGATCTCAGGTGGGAAAGATGAAGACAACGGAGGATGGACG GTGATTCAGAGGAGAATGGACGGCAGTGTAAATTTCTATCGGGCATGGAATCAGTACAAGAGAGGATTTGCGAATGTGCAGGGAGAATACTGGCTGG GGCTGGAGAACATGTACCAGCTGACACGCAACAGGAACTACACGCTGAGAGTGGATCTAGAGGACTTTAAAGCAAATAAAGTTTTCGCTCTGTACTCCTCTTTCTCTGTGGGTCCTGAAGCTGCTGGATATAAACTGCATGTTTCAGGATTCAAGAATGGAGGAGCAG GCGACTCTTTATCTTTTCATAATGGACAGAAGTTCACCACCTTAGACAAAGACCAAGATGTCCGTGCAGGTAACTGTGCCAAACTTCGTCTCGGGGCATTTTGGTACAAAGACTGTCTGGAGACAAACCCTAACGGTGTGTACATACGGGGTGAAGATGGCACTCATTTCGCTATTGGAAATGTTTGGttaaaatggaagaaaaacaaTGTCGGTATGAAATTCATCTGCATGAAGATCAGACGTGTGTCATAG